From the Leptospira montravelensis genome, one window contains:
- a CDS encoding methyl-accepting chemotaxis protein, with the protein MGNDKFKQELQNEKYEIYPQIVRLEIYLALILVVFTVTNLVLVAMSGIPLTFSVLTSGGIILLTAFSFFLLRKKRKMIRDWVGPKSQMVDPLLLLSGRGININDFSGTLLQHSSSVKERMDTITKHILDLNDKIHTTGQDINNVYKIVSQLALEEVKLMDAVGKTSEEINIMFDIVNIVIAEIQSRNETMENLVFLSRDGRLKVEDTNKTIRKFSESSGSILKLIDLINGVSKETNLLAINAAIEATHSGSEGKGFTVIADEIGKLSTVTANNAKQITTILKENVSDYGKAEKLGIESGNAFQFIANEIHIVHGTIAEVIQSIQELKSRGGAILSKAKTLDDVAERVRDTSGEVYGEIITIHTNLEDIQTLSDTIQKECEDIRDAQQEILQLSFTMKRKLGEISNGADELI; encoded by the coding sequence ATGGGAAATGATAAATTCAAACAGGAATTACAAAACGAAAAATATGAGATTTATCCACAGATCGTACGTTTAGAAATTTACTTAGCATTAATCCTGGTTGTTTTTACTGTTACAAACCTCGTGCTAGTTGCCATGAGTGGCATTCCTCTTACTTTCTCCGTTTTAACCAGTGGAGGAATCATTTTACTTACAGCCTTTTCCTTTTTTCTTCTGCGTAAAAAACGTAAAATGATAAGAGATTGGGTGGGACCAAAGTCCCAAATGGTAGATCCCTTACTTTTACTTTCAGGACGAGGCATCAATATAAACGATTTTTCTGGTACACTTTTACAACACAGTTCTTCGGTCAAAGAACGAATGGACACAATTACAAAACATATTTTAGATTTGAATGATAAAATCCACACGACTGGACAAGATATAAACAATGTATATAAAATCGTTTCACAACTTGCTCTAGAGGAAGTAAAACTAATGGATGCAGTTGGAAAAACTTCAGAAGAAATCAATATTATGTTTGATATTGTAAACATCGTCATTGCAGAAATCCAAAGCAGAAATGAAACGATGGAAAATCTTGTATTTCTAAGTAGGGACGGTCGTTTGAAGGTAGAAGATACAAATAAAACTATAAGGAAGTTTAGTGAATCTTCTGGGAGTATTTTAAAACTGATTGATTTGATCAACGGCGTTTCTAAAGAAACAAACTTACTTGCAATTAATGCTGCCATTGAAGCAACTCATTCGGGTTCAGAAGGAAAAGGTTTTACTGTAATCGCAGACGAAATTGGTAAGTTATCAACTGTGACAGCAAACAATGCAAAACAAATCACAACGATACTTAAAGAAAATGTAAGCGATTATGGGAAAGCAGAAAAATTGGGAATTGAATCTGGTAATGCATTCCAGTTTATTGCGAACGAAATTCACATTGTCCACGGTACGATTGCAGAGGTCATTCAATCCATTCAAGAACTAAAATCAAGAGGTGGTGCGATCCTTTCCAAAGCAAAAACTCTTGATGATGTAGCAGAAAGAGTCAGAGATACCTCAGGTGAAGTTTACGGCGAAATCATTACGATTCATACGAATTTAGAAGACATACAAACACTATCGGATACAATTCAAAAAGAATGTGAAGATATACGAGATGCCCAACAAGAAATTTTACAACTTAGTTTTACTATGAAAAGAAAATTAGGCGAAATTTCAAATGGAGCAGATGAACTTATTTAG
- a CDS encoding bile acid:sodium symporter family protein translates to MLTQISKFIVNAFPLVLLLISGIGFVSPDNIIWFKGPWITYSLGAIMLGMGLTLEAEDFIRILKQPKPILIGTVLQYTIMPILGYSLGYLFQLPQAFAVGLILVSCCPGGTASNVITFLSKADVPLSVTLTSVSTILGILMTPFLVAVLIGSRLEIDRLGLVLTTFQVILVPVGLGLFLKSLFPKLTKEVQDFFPVLSVLLIAMIVASIIASGKETILNSDFRIFFAVILLHLGGFGFGGIFSLYLTKNAKTAKTISIEVGMQNSGLGAVLARTHFLDPNTAIPSALSSLTHSLLGSLFATYFRKEQKKPSIVD, encoded by the coding sequence ATGCTCACACAAATATCTAAATTCATAGTCAATGCCTTCCCCCTTGTGCTTCTTTTGATTTCGGGGATTGGTTTTGTATCTCCCGACAATATCATTTGGTTCAAAGGCCCTTGGATCACTTATAGTTTAGGTGCCATTATGCTTGGGATGGGACTCACTCTGGAAGCAGAAGATTTTATTCGTATTTTAAAACAACCAAAACCAATTCTAATTGGAACAGTATTACAATATACGATTATGCCAATCCTTGGATATTCTCTCGGATATTTGTTCCAACTACCACAAGCATTTGCTGTAGGGCTAATCCTTGTCTCATGTTGTCCCGGAGGAACGGCATCCAATGTGATCACATTTTTGTCCAAAGCGGATGTGCCTTTAAGTGTTACTTTAACTTCTGTTTCTACAATCCTTGGAATTTTAATGACTCCCTTTCTTGTTGCGGTTCTTATTGGGAGTCGATTGGAGATTGATCGGTTGGGACTTGTATTGACAACCTTCCAAGTGATTTTAGTTCCCGTAGGTTTAGGATTATTCTTAAAATCCCTTTTCCCAAAACTTACCAAAGAGGTTCAGGATTTTTTCCCCGTACTTTCTGTACTCTTGATTGCGATGATCGTGGCTTCGATCATTGCCAGTGGAAAAGAAACCATCCTAAATTCTGACTTTCGTATCTTTTTTGCAGTGATCCTTTTGCATTTAGGTGGGTTTGGATTTGGTGGAATTTTTAGCCTGTATCTGACAAAGAATGCAAAAACAGCCAAAACCATCTCCATCGAAGTAGGGATGCAAAATTCGGGGCTTGGGGCCGTGCTCGCCAGGACTCATTTTCTCGATCCGAACACCGCCATTCCTAGTGCTTTATCGAGTTTGACCCATTCGCTTCTGGGAAGTCTATTTGCTACCTATTTCAGAAAGGAACAGAAAAAACCCTCTATTGTCGATTGA
- the rpmG gene encoding 50S ribosomal protein L33, which translates to MREIIKLTCVPCAIPGRSNYFQTKNKKTKSEKLVTKKYCKFCKSHTDHKETKV; encoded by the coding sequence ATGAGAGAAATCATAAAACTAACCTGTGTCCCATGTGCGATACCTGGGCGGTCAAATTACTTCCAGACTAAAAACAAGAAGACTAAGTCGGAAAAACTTGTGACTAAAAAATATTGCAAATTTTGCAAATCACATACGGATCACAAGGAAACCAAAGTCTAA
- a CDS encoding aminotransferase class V-fold PLP-dependent enzyme, translating to MTLNPSELPSFPSFPHWKGISQYFPVQNDSVWLNYCGTTPVSTYAIDMMNLYFQEYARYGIFAPSFAEPVIKSKIKGYISEILSCDPSEIGIVHNTSEGMNLYSHSIQIPKGKRILVLENEYPSNVYPWEHWKEKGVGLDFIPVGKTPDEFLTNLKTELGKGDVYILSLSPVHWCTGVVFDMEAVSKLCETNSTKLVIDGSQAVGHIPLDFGKLKVAFCAFAAWKWLLGPLGLGVVYLSKEESKGFKLIFKGQASVVNDSNYFPYRDEWKPAADQFEQSTINFNDWIYFYASLKMLSTLGFTRVRERIYEVAGMFKDAIHDLGFTLESDAFPQIKTGILAITGHKDPSKFQPEAIQAFLKQRKITTAVRLGRLRMAPHIAIEEEHVTRVKEALSDYLNQS from the coding sequence ATGACTCTGAATCCATCTGAACTTCCATCGTTTCCTTCCTTTCCCCATTGGAAAGGGATCTCCCAGTATTTCCCCGTACAGAATGATTCCGTCTGGTTGAATTATTGTGGGACCACCCCCGTTTCTACTTATGCCATTGATATGATGAATCTCTACTTTCAGGAATATGCAAGGTATGGGATTTTTGCCCCCAGTTTTGCAGAACCTGTGATTAAGTCGAAAATCAAAGGTTATATTTCAGAAATTCTAAGTTGCGATCCATCGGAAATTGGGATTGTACATAACACAAGTGAGGGGATGAACCTTTATTCTCATAGCATTCAAATTCCAAAGGGAAAACGAATCCTTGTTTTGGAAAATGAATACCCTAGTAATGTTTATCCCTGGGAACATTGGAAAGAAAAGGGAGTTGGTTTAGATTTTATCCCAGTGGGAAAAACTCCCGATGAATTTTTAACAAATCTCAAAACCGAATTAGGAAAAGGGGATGTATACATTCTTAGCCTATCGCCTGTTCATTGGTGTACGGGAGTGGTTTTTGATATGGAAGCCGTTTCCAAACTTTGTGAAACAAACTCCACCAAACTTGTAATTGACGGAAGCCAAGCCGTAGGTCATATCCCACTTGATTTTGGGAAATTGAAAGTGGCATTTTGTGCTTTTGCCGCTTGGAAGTGGTTACTTGGACCATTGGGTTTGGGAGTGGTGTATTTATCCAAGGAAGAATCTAAAGGTTTTAAACTGATCTTTAAAGGCCAAGCCAGTGTCGTCAACGATTCCAACTATTTCCCTTATCGGGATGAGTGGAAACCCGCTGCCGACCAATTTGAACAAAGTACCATCAATTTCAATGATTGGATTTATTTTTATGCCTCACTAAAGATGTTATCAACTCTTGGGTTTACTCGGGTTAGGGAACGGATTTATGAAGTGGCAGGAATGTTTAAGGACGCAATTCACGATCTTGGATTTACTTTAGAATCAGATGCATTTCCCCAAATAAAAACAGGAATCCTTGCCATCACAGGACATAAGGATCCGTCCAAATTCCAACCGGAAGCCATCCAGGCCTTTCTAAAACAAAGGAAAATCACAACAGCGGTGCGTTTAGGACGGTTACGAATGGCTCCTCATATTGCTATTGAAGAAGAACATGTGACCCGTGTGAAAGAAGCCTTATCTGACTACCTAAACCAAAGTTAG
- a CDS encoding carbon-nitrogen hydrolase family protein — protein sequence MKFKAAAVQVTSTARVSNNLTKCRQLVEEAASAGAKVIGLPENFSFMGSETEKKNLLGQIEEETNVFLQETAKDLGIYLLGGGFPTQAPTGKVYNTAIMRDPEGKEVFRYHKAHLFNAVVGDGFNYSESNSTESGGKVPDVIQTEYGKISSAICYDLRFPELFRALSKKGVELCFLPAAFTVPTGEAHWHVLLRARAIENFMYVIAPGQTGVHDPHGNRKTFGHSLIISPWGEILDEIHNTEGFAIAEIDLQKLSEIRNQLPSLNHRLF from the coding sequence ATGAAATTTAAAGCCGCCGCAGTGCAAGTCACAAGTACAGCAAGAGTCTCAAATAACCTAACTAAGTGTAGGCAACTCGTAGAGGAGGCGGCAAGTGCTGGTGCCAAGGTCATTGGTCTTCCTGAAAATTTTTCCTTTATGGGAAGTGAGACCGAGAAAAAAAATCTTCTTGGTCAAATTGAAGAAGAAACAAATGTTTTTTTACAAGAAACAGCAAAAGACCTGGGGATCTATCTTCTCGGAGGAGGTTTTCCTACCCAAGCACCTACAGGAAAAGTATACAATACTGCTATCATGAGAGATCCTGAAGGAAAAGAAGTGTTTCGGTATCACAAAGCCCATTTATTCAACGCTGTGGTGGGCGATGGTTTTAATTATAGCGAATCCAATTCCACAGAAAGTGGGGGAAAGGTTCCCGATGTGATCCAAACTGAATACGGAAAAATCTCTTCCGCCATTTGTTATGACCTTCGTTTTCCTGAGCTCTTTCGTGCGCTCTCCAAAAAAGGAGTCGAACTTTGTTTTTTGCCAGCAGCCTTTACTGTTCCTACGGGGGAGGCACACTGGCATGTACTCCTACGGGCTCGTGCCATTGAGAATTTTATGTATGTCATCGCACCGGGCCAGACAGGAGTCCACGATCCACATGGGAACCGAAAGACCTTTGGCCATTCTCTCATCATTTCGCCTTGGGGGGAAATTTTAGATGAGATTCACAATACGGAAGGATTTGCGATTGCGGAAATCGACTTACAAAAGTTAAGCGAAATCAGAAACCAACTTCCTAGTTTAAACCATCGTTTGTTTTAG
- a CDS encoding alpha/beta fold hydrolase has translation MSERQIYNWKNHRLTYVKHKSLNPKAKEIIVLIGGWCSAAGYWGLNIPFFRQFGDVIELDLVGHYPAEIFDQKKGLTLQDFLETQAQGIWASAGEKDITLVGHSTGGMAVLAIASLFPQRIKQVISIAPFVHGPVPGILKIGVMGLRANLGSFFDFGFKIGKALPKALQIGFSYGVFDSSAFHAREDIKQFLKDYNPQFECLNPRQILMILEMLDRTDIRPLVFGNQVPTLIMRGEEDPIIPGKDVMELERTTPHVKAVLFSECGHFVHMEKQKAAEKVMKDFILMKKASPIKKSFF, from the coding sequence ATGTCAGAGAGACAAATATATAACTGGAAAAATCATAGACTAACTTACGTTAAGCATAAGTCGTTAAACCCCAAGGCAAAAGAAATAATTGTCCTTATTGGTGGTTGGTGTTCTGCCGCTGGTTATTGGGGTCTTAACATTCCTTTTTTTCGCCAGTTTGGAGATGTCATTGAACTTGACTTAGTTGGTCATTATCCAGCAGAAATTTTTGATCAAAAAAAAGGGCTCACCCTCCAAGACTTTTTAGAAACACAGGCACAAGGAATTTGGGCCTCTGCAGGTGAAAAAGACATTACTCTTGTGGGTCATTCGACAGGTGGGATGGCTGTCCTTGCCATTGCTTCCCTTTTCCCACAAAGGATTAAACAAGTCATTTCGATAGCACCTTTTGTCCACGGACCCGTACCTGGAATTTTAAAAATTGGAGTTATGGGACTCCGTGCGAACTTAGGTAGTTTTTTTGATTTTGGATTCAAAATTGGAAAGGCCCTTCCCAAAGCCTTACAAATTGGGTTTTCCTATGGAGTGTTTGATTCGAGCGCTTTCCATGCACGCGAAGATATCAAACAATTTTTAAAAGATTACAATCCACAATTTGAATGTTTGAATCCAAGACAAATCCTAATGATCCTGGAAATGTTAGACAGAACGGACATTCGTCCCTTAGTTTTTGGAAATCAAGTTCCGACACTCATTATGCGAGGAGAAGAGGATCCGATCATTCCAGGAAAGGATGTAATGGAACTAGAAAGAACCACTCCTCATGTCAAAGCAGTGTTATTTTCTGAATGCGGACATTTCGTACACATGGAAAAACAAAAGGCAGCGGAAAAAGTTATGAAAGATTTTATTCTTATGAAAAAGGCCTCTCCCATAAAAAAATCCTTTTTCTAA
- a CDS encoding TraR/DksA family transcriptional regulator gives MPKPAAKSSSSEKGVDKKFIEEVRELLQEKKESLLIKLNQWEDTSSPSGLKEMGDIADIASELNSEALTSVLTENEIETLREIELALEKIENGTYGICEGTKKKIPLARLKAIPWTRFTVEFAEQMAKSRNRAGGYRMDSLSAYPVTGMDVDSLD, from the coding sequence ATGCCTAAACCAGCTGCAAAATCTTCATCATCAGAGAAGGGAGTGGACAAAAAGTTCATTGAAGAGGTGCGAGAGCTCCTCCAAGAGAAAAAAGAGTCCCTCTTAATCAAACTCAATCAGTGGGAAGACACTAGTTCTCCTTCTGGATTGAAAGAGATGGGTGATATTGCCGATATCGCATCCGAACTCAATTCAGAGGCTCTAACTTCTGTTTTGACTGAAAACGAAATTGAAACACTACGTGAGATTGAACTTGCGTTAGAAAAGATCGAAAACGGAACCTACGGGATCTGCGAAGGAACTAAGAAAAAAATTCCACTCGCTAGACTCAAGGCCATCCCGTGGACGAGATTCACTGTGGAATTTGCAGAACAAATGGCAAAGAGCCGTAACCGTGCCGGTGGATACCGCATGGATTCTTTATCTGCATACCCAGTTACCGGAATGGATGTGGATTCTCTGGACTAA
- the alr gene encoding alanine racemase, translated as MLSSRIYLSRSAFSHNIALFRKLIGPKTKFTAIIKSNAYGHGLLATASIALDAGADYLGVNSLEEALSIRRVFTKATVLIMGSIPDLKERKESLADENFWVMVSRIDEIETLAKLSPTPKIHLKVDTGMSRLGIPASDADALAKEIFEKKLPLSGIATHFASTEDFTEHSYSMLQLSKFQDTIDTFAKHGFIDLICHCASSASAMLFSEARMDLVRVGISLYGLWPSLETKLSLSLMKKDVGMLKPALSWRTQIQHIQNLSQGTFIGYGSTYKTTHDTKLAVVPVGYYEGLDRKLSNHGYMLVRGERAKILGRICMNMTMLDITHIPDAKLGDDVVILGKSGNEFISADDHAAWTGTINYEVVTRILGSFPRIIED; from the coding sequence GTGCTCTCTTCTCGGATTTACCTCTCAAGGTCGGCGTTTAGCCACAATATTGCCCTCTTTCGAAAGCTGATTGGACCCAAAACCAAGTTTACTGCTATTATCAAATCCAACGCCTATGGGCACGGCCTTCTTGCCACAGCTTCCATCGCCCTCGATGCAGGTGCCGATTATTTGGGGGTCAATTCCCTAGAGGAAGCTCTTTCCATTCGGCGCGTTTTTACCAAAGCCACTGTTCTGATAATGGGGAGCATTCCTGATCTGAAAGAAAGAAAGGAATCATTGGCAGATGAAAATTTTTGGGTTATGGTCTCTCGAATTGATGAAATTGAGACTCTCGCCAAACTTTCCCCTACACCTAAAATTCATTTAAAAGTGGACACAGGGATGTCAAGGCTTGGAATTCCCGCAAGCGATGCTGATGCCCTGGCCAAAGAAATTTTTGAAAAAAAACTCCCGCTTTCGGGGATAGCCACCCACTTTGCGAGCACCGAAGATTTTACAGAACATAGTTATTCCATGTTACAATTAAGTAAGTTTCAAGATACAATCGACACATTCGCTAAACACGGGTTTATTGATCTTATTTGCCACTGCGCCTCGTCTGCGTCTGCTATGTTATTTTCAGAAGCAAGGATGGATTTGGTTCGTGTGGGAATTTCTCTCTATGGACTTTGGCCAAGTCTTGAAACAAAATTGTCCTTATCTCTTATGAAAAAAGATGTGGGGATGTTAAAACCAGCACTTAGTTGGAGAACCCAAATCCAACACATCCAGAATCTGAGCCAAGGTACATTTATTGGCTACGGATCTACTTATAAAACTACACATGATACAAAATTGGCAGTTGTTCCCGTCGGATACTATGAGGGACTGGATCGGAAACTTTCGAATCATGGATATATGTTAGTTCGTGGAGAACGAGCAAAAATTTTAGGTCGGATTTGTATGAATATGACAATGCTTGATATCACACATATTCCTGATGCAAAACTTGGTGATGATGTTGTCATTTTGGGTAAGTCAGGAAATGAATTCATTTCTGCTGATGATCATGCCGCTTGGACTGGGACTATTAACTACGAAGTGGTCACAAGAATTTTGGGATCTTTCCCTCGTATCATTGAAGACTAG
- a CDS encoding YiiD C-terminal domain-containing protein translates to MRHREILLEYKVHPLWQFLEQTYGFEQAFRMFKPYEGANILPKLVDNNTMVVSMPLILSNTNYVGTHFGGSLYSMCDPFFMFLLMMNLGKDYMVWDKGAKIDFVKPGEGTVTATFHIPNSEFDDLKELLKKEKKTIRTYETQVVGEDGKTVAKITKDLYIRRLV, encoded by the coding sequence ATGAGACACAGGGAAATCCTACTGGAATACAAAGTCCATCCTTTATGGCAATTTTTAGAACAAACCTACGGTTTTGAACAAGCATTCCGAATGTTCAAACCCTATGAAGGTGCAAACATTCTACCGAAACTCGTAGACAACAATACAATGGTAGTATCTATGCCGCTGATTTTATCAAACACGAATTATGTGGGCACTCATTTCGGTGGTTCCCTTTACTCTATGTGTGATCCGTTTTTTATGTTTTTACTTATGATGAATCTTGGAAAAGATTATATGGTTTGGGACAAAGGGGCAAAAATCGATTTTGTCAAACCAGGGGAAGGCACGGTTACCGCCACCTTCCATATTCCAAATAGTGAATTTGATGATTTAAAGGAACTCTTAAAAAAAGAGAAAAAAACCATTCGAACCTATGAAACCCAAGTAGTCGGTGAAGATGGGAAAACTGTCGCCAAAATCACCAAGGATTTATACATTCGAAGGTTGGTTTAA
- a CDS encoding PAS domain-containing protein has protein sequence MSKFIDTNTLSKLGTLTQSEADAAPFGIVKVDQNGKILLYNKYESELANVPIQTAVGKNFFTEVAICTNNRIFYGRFKEGMVTGDLDIAFNYVFTYKMKPTNVVIHLYHDKSSDSNWIFVKLR, from the coding sequence ATGAGCAAATTTATAGACACAAATACTCTAAGTAAACTGGGAACCTTAACACAATCAGAAGCAGATGCGGCTCCATTCGGAATTGTTAAGGTTGATCAGAACGGAAAAATTTTATTATATAATAAATATGAATCAGAATTAGCAAATGTACCGATACAAACGGCAGTCGGTAAAAACTTTTTTACTGAAGTGGCTATTTGCACTAACAACAGAATTTTTTATGGTAGATTTAAAGAAGGAATGGTTACAGGCGACTTGGACATTGCCTTCAATTATGTATTCACCTATAAAATGAAACCTACTAATGTTGTGATCCATTTATATCATGATAAATCATCAGATTCTAATTGGATCTTTGTTAAACTGAGGTAA